In the Blautia coccoides genome, GGTGTAATATGGTGATACTGTTTGAATATCTTTCCAAAATAACTGCTGGTACCGAATCCGGTCTCCACAGCTATCCCCAGGATACTTTTATCCGTATAACGCAGAAGTTCCTGTGCCTTCTGCAGGCGCAGGGAAACCATGAATTCCACAGGTGTTTCACCAAGGCTTGTCTGGAACAGACGGTAGCACTCCCGCTCGCTGATATGTATACTGGACGCAATTTCCTGCACGGTTATCTTCTCACTGTAATGTTCCTGTATATAGGAGAGCATCTGTTTGATCCGTTCATCCTCCAGGGCATTATATCCTGTCTCATTTTTCTTCTCATCCATTGCCCAGGAATAAACCATCTCCCATAACTGTGAAAAGAGGCTTCTCAGACGCAGCTCAAAAAAACGTTCCCCTTTGATACTCAGCTCTGCCCCTTCCCTCATTTTCTCAAGAAATTCCGCGCTTTCGGCATTGGAACAGTAGAGGGGCACTGCGTCCAATTGTTTTTGTTCCAAAACAGGAGCAATATATTTAATATCCAATATGCTCCCCGACGCCCCCGCCAGAAAAGACCGGTCAAAGAACTGGGACTGCAGCCTCACATCCTCCACAGGTTCCAGGGGATGCAGATAGTGCAGAACTCCGGAATTGACAAATATCCCGTCCCCCTCATGTAGTATGAACTCATGGTGATTTGTCTTATACTGCATACTTCCCCCTAAAATATGTCCGAACTCAAATTCATCATGCCAATGCCATGGAATATCTCCGAAGAAATACGCCTCCGGCCTGGGCACATACAGTCCATAGTGGAGCATCTGATTCTGAAAAACAATTTTTTCTTTTTTTCTTCCGTCCATATCCAGTTTTCTGAATTGTACCATAGGCGCCTCCTCCCTCATTTATACACTTACACCCCGTCATGCGCTTACTATCCATCATGCCCTTATAACCCATCATGCCCTTTCCATATGGCGGGATTGTTATATTTTTAGGCAGTATGATTATTTTTATATCCTCAAATCCACAGTATAATTATATTATCACAAGACCGAAAAGGTCAATAGAAAATATGATCCACACAGCTAAAGGAGGATAACATCTATGATTTATTATGTAGCCGCAAATGCTTCCAGAAACGGATGCGGTACAAAGGAAAAACCATTCCAGACTATCAGCGAGGCCGCCGGCATCGCCTGCGCAGGGGATGAAGTCCTGGTAGCCCCGGGTATATACCGGGAATATGTAAATCCCAAAAACGGCGGTACCGACGAAAACAGCCGCATTATATACCGCTCAGAAGAACCGCTGGCCGCTGTCATAACCGGTGCGGAGCCTGTAAAAAACTGGACACAGTATCAGGGTGATGTTTGGATGGCCCGCATCCCCAATGGACTTTTCGGCAGCTATAATCCCTACACCACAGTGATTGCAGGTGACTGGTACCGTGCCATGGAACCTGTACACACAGGTGAAGTATACATAAACGGTAAATCCATGTATGAGACATTTTCACTGGAAGACGTCATTGACCCGGCCATATACAAAGGTTCCTGGGATCCGGATTTTACCATCTATAAATGGTATACCCAGCAGGACGGTGACTTTACTGTCATCTATGCCAATTTCCATGGCGCCAATCCCAATGAGGAGAACGTGGAGATCAATGTACGCCGGAACTGCTTCTATCCCGATAAGACAGGTGTAAATTACATCACCCTGTCAGGATTCACTGTAAAACAGGCAGCAACTACCTGGGCACCGCCCACTGCTTACCAGGAAGGCATGATCGGCCCGCACTGGTCAAAAGGCTGGATCATTGAAGACTGCGAAGTCTCCGACTCCAAATGCTCCGGTATTTCCCTTGGAAAATACCTGCAGCCCAACAATGAAAACAAGTGGACCACCAAATTTTATAAAGATGGAACCCAGACAGAGCGTGACGCCATCTGCCAGGCACAGATCGAGGGATGGACAAAAGAGAACATCGGCTCCCACACTGTACGCCGCTGTAATATTCATGACTGCGGACAGACCGGTATCGTAGGACATTTAGGCGGTGTGTTCTCTGTCATTGAAGACAACCATATTCACCATATCAACAATAAACAGGATTTGGCCGGCGCCGAGATCGGCGGTATCAAAATGCATGCTGCCATTGATGTGATCATCCGCCGCAACCATTTCCATCACTGTACCCGTGGTCTGTGGCTTGACTGGCAGGCACAGGGAACCCGTGTTACACAGAACCTGTTCCATGACAATGTTCCGCCAAAAGGTACAGAGATCACCAACGGTCTGGCTCTCGCAGAGGATATCTTTGTTGAGGTTTCCCACGGCCCTACACTGATCGACAACAACCTGCTTCTGTCCGACTGCGCATGCCGCATCAGTACCCAGGGTATCGCTCTTGTGCACAACCTGATCGCAGGTTCCTTTACCTGGGTGGGTGCCGGGGTAGATAACGGCGGTCAGCATCTGCCCACGCCGCGGTATACACCATATCACGTACCGCACCGCACAGAGGTTGCAGGCTTTATGACAATCCTGCACGGAGATGCACGTTTTTATAACAATGTATTTGTACAAAAAGAAATCCGTCAGGATCTGACCGCTTACGCCCAGGCTGAAGGCATGGGAACTATGGATAAATGCCAGTTTATCTGCGGAACAAAGCCATACGACGGATATCCTACAGCAGAGACGTATTTTGGCCGCTTCAACGCAGAGACTGCTGTGGACCATGACAACAAAGACATTTATTATGACCATCTCCCCATCTATACTGGAGGCAACGTATACTTTAACGGTGCCCAGCCATGTGATGCTGAGGAAAACTATAAAGTGGATAATGATAACAAAATTGAACTGAAACTGAAAGAAGAAGACGGAAAATACCGTCTGGAGACCAATCTGTATGATTTCCTGTCAAAGTTTGAGACTCCGTTCGTAAGCACAGAGATGCTTGGCGAGGCTTTTGAACCGGAACAGAAGTTTGAATCTCCTGACGGAACTCCTATCGTATTTGACCAGGATTACTTTGGAGAAAAACGTGATATCATGCCCCTTGCAGGACCGTTTGCATGCGGATGTGAATCCGGGAACGTATTATAATCCCTCCATGCTTCCTGTGGGACTGCCTGTTTTTATAAAACAGGCGGTTCCGACAGGAGGCATTTTTTCATTTCCTGCAAAAGCTTTCTGTCATCCCACAAAGCATTATGGCCTCCCAGCGTGATATTCGGCTTATGCCTGCCATGGAAATCACTGCCGCAGGTGACAAACAGGCCTTTCCTGTCTGCGGTTTCTAAATAATGCAGTGCCTCTGCCCTGCTGTGGTATGAAGAAAATGCCTCTATCCCGTCAATCTCCTCCTCTGTTATTTTGTCCAGCAGCTCCTCATCACCGCCGAGATTCTGTCCCGGATGCGCAAGAACTGCCGCGCCGCCTGCACTGTGGATCAGCGAAGCAGCGTCAGGAAGAGCCAGATAGGCGATCTCCACATAGGCCGGTTTTCCTTTTGAGAAGAAATCCCAGTAAAATCTCACATTTGGCATATCGCTTTTTGGTCCGCCCGGAAGATATGGGGCCAGTATCGCATACCTGCCCGCATCCTCCCGGTTCAGTACATTTTCAGCGATTTGCTCCCCGGTCACAACACCCTTATCTGCTTCTGCAAGAATCCTGTTCGTATCTATAGAGACACCTGTAGCTCTCCGGAAAAGTTCAATTTTTTCCTCTGCCGCATTTCTCTCCTGACGTAAAATATCACTCTCTATTTCCTCAAATTCATGACGTTTCACATCAATGCCGTACCCCAAAAGATGAAAGTCACATCCTCTGTACACACAATCCAGCTCAACGCCGGATATCACCCTGACCTTAGCCGCAGCCTTTAAGGCCTTTTCTGCACCGCGGACAGAGTTATGGTCTGTTACTGCAATATACTCCATCCCCCGCGCTTCACACATTCTGACGATCTCCTCCGGAGAAAACTCGCCGTCACTGCTGAAAGACGAATGCATATGAAGATCAACCTTTGACATGGACACACACCTCCCTTTTCCCCTGTACACGGTAATAAATAACCTGCAGGAGCAGGATTCCCGCAGTGGATATGAGATACAGACAGTGTATCCCATGAATGGCAGCAGCAGACTGTACTGCCGCACCTGCCTCCAAAAAGCTTTTCACAGCCCCTCCGATCATTGGTCCCAAAATAAATCCGGCACCGATAACTGCCGTATAAAAATTGTCATACATAATCCTGTTGTCCCTCGGCATCAATTCATACCTTCTGTTAAACACAGCTACCACAAAGCCCGAATTTCCAACGGAAGACGTCAGAAATGCAATAGGTATGAACAAAAGGCAGTTTTTCGGCCCTGCAAAGGACATAAACAGAGTTTCCCCTGCAAAAAGCCAGATGGAAGTCTTCAAAACAAACTCATGCCCCCGCTTATCGCTTACTCTTCCCCAAAAGCCCAGAAGCACGATCTGAGGCAGGGATATGATCATGTACATTGCCGTCACGGTTTTGTAGGGCAGCGCCAGGTATTTCATCATATATACCATAGTAAAACTGTCCGAAATATTAAGCAGCAAATAGAACGCCAGGATATAAACTACAAACCCCATAAATCTCCGGTCCCCAAGGGGTACTTTCAGGGCATCCCCCAGTCTGCACACGTTCTTTAAAGGCCGGTATGGAGCACTGTCAGGTGTCCGCAGCAGCAGAATGATCTCACAAACACTCATCACTGCCGCTGCCGCGAACAAAACAGCAAATCCCAGATACTCTCCCTTCATAAAATCCATCCAGAAACCGCCTGCCACAGACAAAATAACTGTAACTCCCAGGGTCAGCGTCTGTCTCAGCGATATGTAACGTCCGCTCTTCTTCTCATCCATAAAGCCCATCATCCACTGATTCAGGACCACTGTGGTCTGTGCTTGAAGGGTAAATGCCAAAACCACCATGAAAACAAAAACCCCGATCCGCATCTGCCCTGGAACTGCAACAGGGATGACAATGATAAAAAGTGTGGCTGTCCTGGACAGTATCGTTAATATAACGGTTAATTTCTTACGGCTTTGAAACCGTTCCAGATATGCCACAAAGGCCAGGATCAACACTCCACAGATATTCACGATCACACTCAGATAACTGACAAGCACATCCCCTGCACCTATGGAAAGCGCAAACCCGCTCAGGAACACACCGCTGGTGAGATAAGCAAATGAAGTTCCAAATGCAGTCTGCAGAAAAAAGCAAATACGCGGCCCAGTGTCAAGAATTCTCTCTTTTTTATTTGCAAACATGGCTACTCCTTTATAAACTGCACATCGTCGAACATCTTACCCGCGGTGAGACTTGCCATCCCGTCAAAATAATCATGCCACACATCCTCAGAATAGAGGATTTCAGCCAGCATATGTTTCGGCAGAAAAGCAGATAGTCCGTCGCTGATGGGTCCGATACACCCTTTCCTCAGATCCGGTCCGCCAAGTACCACATACTGCGGGTTCAGAATTCCACAGATCCAGCTTATGACGCGGATCACAAGATTCACATACTTGGTATCCTCCATTGGCTCGGTCATACATTCATCCAGCATTTTTCCGTTTTCCATGGGCAGCAGACCCAGCTCTCCTGCAAAATTATTGCTTCCCCGTACAATTCTGCCCCCTGATATAAAACCCGCACTGACGCAGCCTTTTTCAAAAAACAGAAATGCCATATTGGTTTTCTCTGAATTCTCACGTGGAAATTCTCTGGCATAACAACGCCCGAATCCAATGGCTGTAGCATTCAGGTCATTTTCCATCACAACAGGAATCTTGTAGCGTTTCTCAAGGTTATCCCCTATATTGACCTTATATAATTCTCCCCCTTCCTCCTTTTTTCTCCAGTAACCGCTGCCTTCCACTGCACCGGGCACACCGATCCCTATGGACTTGATCTCTTTTTTCCCCATCTGTTGATCCAGATAAGAAATGACCGCACTCTCAAAGTCCCCCTGATCAGCGGAAAGCTTTGCAGTTTCCACGATCTCTCCGCACACATTGATCAGCAGGCCGTATATTTGGTCTCCTGTTATGCAGAAGGCCGCGCCATAGTACCGGTTCGGCCTGAATCCGTACCGCTCCGCTTTCCTTCCGCCGCTGGACTCGTCATATCCGACACTCTCAATCTCTCCGTTCTGCATCATTTCCGTGAGCAGAGAACGGACTGTGGTGGAGCTGATCTTTGTCTCACGGGCAATCTCTGCTCTGGTGGCAGTCCCTTTTGCCTTCAGCACTTTTCGTATCAGGGAAAGATTTGCCTGTTTTAATAGTTTTGGCCTTGCAGTCAGGGTATCCATATGCATTCTCCTTTACACTTTTATCATATACTTTTATAAGTTTATGATAAAAGTGTATAACAGATTCCCTTCTTTGTCAACTTCCTTTTTTATCCTTATAAATTCACTTTAACAAACCACACACCAGCACAAAATAATGGGGCAGTTTTCCCTCTTCCATCCACTCCAGTTCAATTCCCATAAGCTTACTGAGTGTCAGTCCCACATTGCCTCCTATTGATTCAATGGAATAACGCATCTTTTCCGGAAAACGGCACGCATTTTCGTCCGGTCTGGTACAGTTTCCATGGCATAAATTACAGGAACCTGCCGACAGACTGATGCTTCCGGGAAATTCTTTTTCCTTCTCCCAGAGCATTTCCGACAGCTTCTCCTTCTCCACACGGAGGGACTGTGCCAGAATCTTATCCTGTTCCTCTTTTGTAAACGCCTTACCCGCATGATCCTCATCAAAGATGATCTTAACGGCTGTCAGCTCCAGCGTCTTGTATTTCCTCCAATACGACAGAACGTCAAAATCATAGGATGGACAGGACCATACCTTATCGTAGTTTGGACATACTCTGCAGCACTCCAAAAATGTGTCCACATCCACATAGCCCTCTATGTAGTCCTCTACCGGTACCACGGCTGTATAGGTTTCTGTCTTGTACATATGATGCTCCTCCTTTTTTCCGCTTTTCTTACAGTATAGCACTTCCATGCAAAGTATGCCATATCTCTGAATATGCCATACTACAATGTTACTATTCAGCCATCCGTCTTCATAACAACAAATACATGCACACAGACTGCAAAAATGCAGTCCTGCACATATTTCCTCTCTGTTTCACCTTACATTTACAAAGCAGCGCAACGTATAACAGTATAAAACCAAACTGTTACTGAACGATCACTTTAAAAGTTCAATAGAAAGCATTACCTTAAAACGGACTCTGTAATCATCCAGGTTCAGTCCGCTTATCCTGCTGATTTTCTCCAGGCGGTACAGCAGTGTGCTTCGATGGACAAAAAGTTTCTGTGCAGTATGAGCTATATTCCTGTCACTTTCCAGAAATACGCGCAGCGTATCATAAAAGTCCGTACCATGATCACGGTCATATTTTATGAGCAGCAAAAGCCCCGGTTCACAGTACATTTCCGGTGCCAGTGTACAGCATCCCTGATAAAACAGATAAGAAACTGCATAGTCCTGGAATTTATACATCCAAAACGTAGGGTCCTCTTTTTCCCCCATCAGCAGGGCAGCCGTACACTGCTGATAGTAATACCTGAGATTCATAAAATCTGTCCCGTCCCCGCTGAGTCCCGCTTTAAAGATTCCTTCCCTGAGAAAGACCGCAAACCTCTGTAAAAATTCATCCTTAGCGCAATTTATCCGGGAGAGGTTCACGATTATGGCAATCCCCTCCTGAAAAGGAAACGCATAAAGTCCTGCAAACATGCTCTCCAGACGCCGGCAGGTATAAGCCACCGCATGCGTAGAGAAATCCCGGCTGCTTATCTGAAGCCGAACGCACTGATATCTGTCTGAAGGATCCCAGTTTTGATACTTTAGACGCATCACAAGAAGGCTCTCTTCTGTATTTCCATGCTGCAGAAGCTCACAGAAAGAATGTTCCAGATCCCTGGAATCTCCTGACTGTATCAGGCATCCCCTCTCCAAAGCAGCCAATACATATTCCGCCAGATACTCTATAAGGGGATAATCACTCTCCCTGAAACTTCTGCCCAGTTCATTGATACAGATCCTCCCCAGAAACATATGCTCTGCCCAAAAATTCACATAAAGTCCCCTGTACCCAAACTGCTGGCTGGGAAATATTTGAGGACCTCTGGTCTTTAGGCTTTCCTGATAGTCCGGTGATACCTTAATGTCATTCATAGTCTCCATGGTCACCGTCTTTTTCCCACTGTCCTCTTCATAATTCCAGGATACCTGCCCTTCCATTTCATTGACACTGGCAATGATCTCAAAGTTGCCGTCATGTACAAAAATGGGATTATTAAAAATAGGAATACTTACACGGCAATAGCTTTCCACATCCTCATTCCGCCGAAGTGCCATGCATAGACGCTCCTCCCAGAGAAGATATTTACGGAACGTATTTTGAAGTATGTGCCGCACCTCTTCCAATTCGGTAGACTCCGAAAGAAATATCCACTCCTGGTTTTTCTTTCTTTCCCCTTCATATCTTCCCAGGCATATCACTCCGCATGTTTCAGGAATTTTATATCTGTTAAATTCTTCCGCCCGACCTAAAATGACATAGTCCTCTGTTATCCCCTCATGATTCTCATTAAGGGTGAGAAACCCTAAATATTTAAAAGTCTCCCACCCTCTTATCTTTTTCCTCACCGGCTGAAATCCCGACAGGTTTTCATATAGGATCTGCATGCTGATCCGCATAAAATCCCCCCTTACCCGAATATATGTTTTGTATAAAGTATAGGAAATTTATACAGTAATGTCAATTTATTTATAGAATTTAC is a window encoding:
- a CDS encoding ROK family transcriptional regulator, with protein sequence MDTLTARPKLLKQANLSLIRKVLKAKGTATRAEIARETKISSTTVRSLLTEMMQNGEIESVGYDESSGGRKAERYGFRPNRYYGAAFCITGDQIYGLLINVCGEIVETAKLSADQGDFESAVISYLDQQMGKKEIKSIGIGVPGAVEGSGYWRKKEEGGELYKVNIGDNLEKRYKIPVVMENDLNATAIGFGRCYAREFPRENSEKTNMAFLFFEKGCVSAGFISGGRIVRGSNNFAGELGLLPMENGKMLDECMTEPMEDTKYVNLVIRVISWICGILNPQYVVLGGPDLRKGCIGPISDGLSAFLPKHMLAEILYSEDVWHDYFDGMASLTAGKMFDDVQFIKE
- a CDS encoding AraC family transcriptional regulator yields the protein MVQFRKLDMDGRKKEKIVFQNQMLHYGLYVPRPEAYFFGDIPWHWHDEFEFGHILGGSMQYKTNHHEFILHEGDGIFVNSGVLHYLHPLEPVEDVRLQSQFFDRSFLAGASGSILDIKYIAPVLEQKQLDAVPLYCSNAESAEFLEKMREGAELSIKGERFFELRLRSLFSQLWEMVYSWAMDEKKNETGYNALEDERIKQMLSYIQEHYSEKITVQEIASSIHISERECYRLFQTSLGETPVEFMVSLRLQKAQELLRYTDKSILGIAVETGFGTSSYFGKIFKQYHHITPKQYKKLNFDRKENNE
- a CDS encoding DUF2284 domain-containing protein → MYKTETYTAVVPVEDYIEGYVDVDTFLECCRVCPNYDKVWSCPSYDFDVLSYWRKYKTLELTAVKIIFDEDHAGKAFTKEEQDKILAQSLRVEKEKLSEMLWEKEKEFPGSISLSAGSCNLCHGNCTRPDENACRFPEKMRYSIESIGGNVGLTLSKLMGIELEWMEEGKLPHYFVLVCGLLK
- a CDS encoding right-handed parallel beta-helix repeat-containing protein codes for the protein MIYYVAANASRNGCGTKEKPFQTISEAAGIACAGDEVLVAPGIYREYVNPKNGGTDENSRIIYRSEEPLAAVITGAEPVKNWTQYQGDVWMARIPNGLFGSYNPYTTVIAGDWYRAMEPVHTGEVYINGKSMYETFSLEDVIDPAIYKGSWDPDFTIYKWYTQQDGDFTVIYANFHGANPNEENVEINVRRNCFYPDKTGVNYITLSGFTVKQAATTWAPPTAYQEGMIGPHWSKGWIIEDCEVSDSKCSGISLGKYLQPNNENKWTTKFYKDGTQTERDAICQAQIEGWTKENIGSHTVRRCNIHDCGQTGIVGHLGGVFSVIEDNHIHHINNKQDLAGAEIGGIKMHAAIDVIIRRNHFHHCTRGLWLDWQAQGTRVTQNLFHDNVPPKGTEITNGLALAEDIFVEVSHGPTLIDNNLLLSDCACRISTQGIALVHNLIAGSFTWVGAGVDNGGQHLPTPRYTPYHVPHRTEVAGFMTILHGDARFYNNVFVQKEIRQDLTAYAQAEGMGTMDKCQFICGTKPYDGYPTAETYFGRFNAETAVDHDNKDIYYDHLPIYTGGNVYFNGAQPCDAEENYKVDNDNKIELKLKEEDGKYRLETNLYDFLSKFETPFVSTEMLGEAFEPEQKFESPDGTPIVFDQDYFGEKRDIMPLAGPFACGCESGNVL
- a CDS encoding PHP domain-containing protein translates to MSKVDLHMHSSFSSDGEFSPEEIVRMCEARGMEYIAVTDHNSVRGAEKALKAAAKVRVISGVELDCVYRGCDFHLLGYGIDVKRHEFEEIESDILRQERNAAEEKIELFRRATGVSIDTNRILAEADKGVVTGEQIAENVLNREDAGRYAILAPYLPGGPKSDMPNVRFYWDFFSKGKPAYVEIAYLALPDAASLIHSAGGAAVLAHPGQNLGGDEELLDKITEEEIDGIEAFSSYHSRAEALHYLETADRKGLFVTCGSDFHGRHKPNITLGGHNALWDDRKLLQEMKKCLLSEPPVL
- a CDS encoding PucR family transcriptional regulator is translated as MRISMQILYENLSGFQPVRKKIRGWETFKYLGFLTLNENHEGITEDYVILGRAEEFNRYKIPETCGVICLGRYEGERKKNQEWIFLSESTELEEVRHILQNTFRKYLLWEERLCMALRRNEDVESYCRVSIPIFNNPIFVHDGNFEIIASVNEMEGQVSWNYEEDSGKKTVTMETMNDIKVSPDYQESLKTRGPQIFPSQQFGYRGLYVNFWAEHMFLGRICINELGRSFRESDYPLIEYLAEYVLAALERGCLIQSGDSRDLEHSFCELLQHGNTEESLLVMRLKYQNWDPSDRYQCVRLQISSRDFSTHAVAYTCRRLESMFAGLYAFPFQEGIAIIVNLSRINCAKDEFLQRFAVFLREGIFKAGLSGDGTDFMNLRYYYQQCTAALLMGEKEDPTFWMYKFQDYAVSYLFYQGCCTLAPEMYCEPGLLLLIKYDRDHGTDFYDTLRVFLESDRNIAHTAQKLFVHRSTLLYRLEKISRISGLNLDDYRVRFKVMLSIELLK
- a CDS encoding MFS transporter; amino-acid sequence: MFANKKERILDTGPRICFFLQTAFGTSFAYLTSGVFLSGFALSIGAGDVLVSYLSVIVNICGVLILAFVAYLERFQSRKKLTVILTILSRTATLFIIVIPVAVPGQMRIGVFVFMVVLAFTLQAQTTVVLNQWMMGFMDEKKSGRYISLRQTLTLGVTVILSVAGGFWMDFMKGEYLGFAVLFAAAAVMSVCEIILLLRTPDSAPYRPLKNVCRLGDALKVPLGDRRFMGFVVYILAFYLLLNISDSFTMVYMMKYLALPYKTVTAMYMIISLPQIVLLGFWGRVSDKRGHEFVLKTSIWLFAGETLFMSFAGPKNCLLFIPIAFLTSSVGNSGFVVAVFNRRYELMPRDNRIMYDNFYTAVIGAGFILGPMIGGAVKSFLEAGAAVQSAAAIHGIHCLYLISTAGILLLQVIYYRVQGKREVCVHVKG